The following proteins come from a genomic window of Desulfobacterales bacterium:
- a CDS encoding DUF87 domain-containing protein codes for MTFAETVAPSLSGHVLVAAPTGGGKSYLVGALIEQLDHAKKPYVILDTKSQNHIGLWVGKNRLKKLHLFRCFPDTDLTIDDYKKMLRENPRLLCIPTTDTEIDHLIEEYKKILKAVQNLKLPRHVIVEETHHYCRSPQKAIPEIEWIVREGRGYKIWLWSITQRIQSFPKDVWANGMWTYIMHMRIRHDVDYFDDALPDGEDFRIVNEELKLHDVLQLDQISGKYQIIKAAEVTRKTQHFG; via the coding sequence ATGACATTTGCCGAAACAGTCGCCCCATCCTTATCCGGACATGTCCTTGTCGCCGCTCCAACTGGTGGCGGCAAATCCTACCTCGTCGGGGCCCTCATCGAACAACTCGACCACGCCAAAAAACCGTATGTCATCCTCGATACCAAAAGCCAGAACCATATCGGGCTTTGGGTCGGCAAAAACCGACTCAAAAAACTCCATCTTTTTCGTTGTTTCCCCGACACGGATCTCACCATCGACGACTACAAAAAAATGCTTCGGGAAAATCCCCGTCTCCTCTGCATACCCACTACCGACACCGAAATAGATCATCTCATCGAAGAATACAAAAAAATCCTCAAAGCAGTCCAAAACCTGAAACTGCCCAGGCACGTCATAGTTGAGGAAACACACCATTACTGCAGATCTCCGCAAAAGGCCATACCTGAAATCGAATGGATCGTCAGAGAAGGCCGCGGATATAAAATCTGGCTCTGGTCCATCACTCAACGGATCCAAAGCTTTCCCAAAGATGTCTGGGCTAACGGCATGTGGACATATATCATGCACATGCGGATCCGTCACGATGTAGATTATTTTGATGACGCTCTACCCGATGGAGAAGACTTCCGGATCGTGAACGAAGAGCTCAAACTGCATGATGTACTGCAGCTCGACCAAATCAGCGGGAAATATCAGATCATCAAAGCCGCTGAAGTAACCCGTAAAACTCAACACTTTGGATAA